A part of Roseitalea porphyridii genomic DNA contains:
- the holA gene encoding DNA polymerase III subunit delta, whose amino-acid sequence MAQIKNHEADRFIARPDWSHAIFLIYGPDHGLAAERAAALARATGIDLDDPFNVIRIDAGVGGDPDRLINEAYTVGMFGGRRLIWMRGAGADRQIADQVERLLADPPPDTIVIIEAGDLKKGGVRATVEKARAGMAIPCYADNERDIQNLIDQTFSGTDQRLELDARQFLMSHLGGDRAASRAELEKVALYALGQPVVSLGDVQAVCGDASALGFDDISLAVLTGDLDGLDRAVTKFESGGGAPSALFTIIQRQFQLLDRLRADMDREGKSPAAIVNGARPPIFFARRKAMERALSIWTPRAIRAALDRLREAVLQARRARHLEPDVLRMTLLALTVQSARRR is encoded by the coding sequence ATGGCGCAGATCAAGAACCACGAGGCGGACCGGTTCATCGCAAGGCCGGACTGGAGCCACGCGATCTTCCTGATCTACGGGCCGGACCACGGGCTGGCCGCCGAAAGGGCCGCCGCCCTTGCCCGCGCGACCGGCATCGATCTCGACGACCCGTTCAACGTCATCCGCATCGATGCGGGCGTTGGCGGCGATCCGGACCGGCTGATCAACGAGGCCTATACCGTGGGCATGTTCGGGGGCCGACGGCTGATCTGGATGCGCGGCGCCGGCGCCGATCGGCAGATAGCGGATCAGGTCGAGCGGCTGCTCGCCGATCCGCCGCCCGACACGATCGTCATCATCGAGGCCGGAGATCTGAAGAAAGGCGGTGTGCGCGCGACCGTCGAGAAGGCGCGCGCGGGCATGGCGATCCCCTGCTATGCCGACAATGAGCGGGACATCCAGAACCTGATCGATCAGACCTTCTCGGGCACCGACCAGCGGCTCGAACTCGATGCGCGCCAGTTCCTGATGAGCCATCTCGGCGGCGATCGCGCCGCCTCGCGGGCCGAACTGGAAAAGGTCGCACTCTACGCGCTCGGTCAGCCGGTGGTTTCGCTCGGCGACGTCCAGGCCGTTTGCGGCGACGCGTCAGCGCTGGGATTCGACGACATCTCGCTGGCCGTTCTCACCGGCGACCTCGACGGACTCGACCGCGCAGTGACCAAGTTCGAAAGCGGCGGCGGGGCGCCGTCCGCGCTGTTCACGATCATACAGCGCCAGTTCCAGCTGCTCGACCGGCTGCGCGCCGACATGGACCGCGAAGGAAAGAGCCCCGCAGCGATCGTCAACGGTGCAAGGCCGCCGATCTTCTTTGCGCGACGCAAGGCGATGGAACGCGCCCTGTCGATCTGGACCCCGCGCGCCATCCGCGCCGCGCTCGACCGTCTGCGCGAGGCCGTTCTGCAGGCGCGCCGCGCGCGACATCTGGAACCGGACGTGTTGCGGATGACGCTCCTTGCGCTGACCGTTCAGAGTGCGCGCCGCCGATAG
- a CDS encoding YggS family pyridoxal phosphate-dependent enzyme, with the protein MGQLEPNEDGLAGHEGSAGGFDAVRGRVAEAERSAGRPGGDVTLVAVTKTFDAEAIVPVLERGHRIFGENRVQEAQGKWPELRERYGDIELHLIGPLQSNKAADAVALFDVIETVDREKIARALAREMDKQGRTPRLYVQVNTGEEPQKAGVAPADVPAFLTLCRDKLGLRIEGLMCIPPVDENPGPHFALVKKLASESGVPMLSMGMSGDFETAIAFGATSVRVGSAIFGAR; encoded by the coding sequence ATGGGTCAGCTGGAGCCGAACGAGGACGGATTGGCCGGTCACGAAGGTTCCGCTGGCGGGTTCGATGCGGTGCGCGGGCGCGTCGCAGAGGCGGAACGGTCAGCCGGTCGGCCGGGCGGTGACGTCACGCTCGTGGCGGTGACCAAGACGTTCGACGCCGAGGCGATCGTGCCGGTGCTCGAACGGGGCCACCGCATCTTCGGCGAGAACCGCGTGCAGGAAGCCCAGGGCAAGTGGCCCGAGCTTCGCGAACGCTACGGCGATATCGAACTGCATCTGATCGGGCCGCTGCAGTCCAACAAGGCCGCCGATGCGGTGGCGCTCTTCGACGTCATCGAAACGGTCGACCGCGAGAAGATCGCGCGCGCGCTTGCCAGGGAAATGGACAAGCAGGGCCGCACGCCGCGCCTTTATGTTCAGGTCAACACCGGCGAGGAACCGCAAAAGGCCGGCGTCGCGCCCGCAGACGTGCCCGCTTTCCTGACACTGTGCCGCGACAAGCTGGGCCTGCGGATCGAGGGGCTGATGTGCATTCCGCCGGTCGACGAAAACCCCGGCCCGCATTTCGCGCTCGTGAAGAAGCTGGCGTCGGAGAGTGGCGTCCCCATGCTCTCGATGGGCATGTCGGGTGATTTCGAGACGGCCATCGCCTTCGGCGCGACGAGCGTGCGTGTCGGATCGGCGATTTTCGGGGCGCGCTGA
- the rpmF gene encoding 50S ribosomal protein L32, which yields MAVPKRKVTRSRRGMRRSTDALKNPSYVEDKASGELRRPHHIDLKTGMYRGRQVLAPKED from the coding sequence ATGGCTGTACCCAAGAGGAAGGTCACGCGCTCGCGGCGCGGCATGCGCCGCTCGACCGACGCGCTCAAGAACCCGTCCTATGTCGAGGACAAGGCGTCGGGCGAACTGCGCCGGCCGCACCATATCGACCTGAAGACCGGCATGTATCGCGGTCGTCAGGTGCTGGCGCCCAAGGAAGACTGA
- a CDS encoding biosynthetic peptidoglycan transglycosylase, producing MSPARTGPKTDRRKRRSRAGGEDTGAPTKQGRGRKRRLGFLRRRWVFYPLLTLVIICALPFVLTLIYRIDAVRPVSTLMIARAVTGDPVDRRWVEIDDVAPRLYQSVLMSEDGQFCSHHGIDLRELRAVIDDALEGERPRGASTITMQTAKNLFLWSGRSFVRKGLEMPLAVWIDLVLPKQRIMEIYLNIAEWGPSGQFGIAAGADYHFGRQPDGLSARQSALLAVTLPNPHVRDPARPTADLNRVADVIQGRAAQSGGYDWCLPD from the coding sequence GTGAGCCCAGCACGGACAGGACCGAAGACCGATCGCCGCAAGAGGCGCAGCAGGGCCGGGGGCGAGGACACGGGCGCGCCGACGAAGCAGGGCCGTGGCCGCAAGCGGCGCCTCGGCTTTCTGCGCCGACGCTGGGTCTTCTACCCGCTTCTGACGCTTGTGATCATCTGCGCGCTGCCGTTCGTCCTCACGCTGATCTATCGGATCGATGCGGTTCGGCCCGTCTCCACGCTGATGATCGCGCGCGCCGTCACGGGAGACCCGGTCGATCGGCGCTGGGTGGAGATCGACGACGTCGCGCCGCGTCTCTACCAGTCCGTCCTGATGTCCGAGGATGGCCAGTTCTGCTCGCACCACGGCATCGACCTGCGCGAACTGCGAGCGGTGATCGATGATGCTCTCGAAGGTGAACGCCCGCGCGGTGCATCAACGATCACCATGCAGACGGCCAAGAACCTGTTTCTCTGGAGCGGCCGGTCGTTCGTGCGCAAGGGGCTCGAAATGCCTCTGGCGGTCTGGATCGACCTCGTTCTTCCCAAGCAGCGGATCATGGAGATCTATCTGAACATCGCCGAATGGGGTCCGTCCGGCCAGTTCGGTATCGCCGCCGGCGCCGACTATCATTTCGGCCGCCAGCCCGACGGGCTTTCGGCCCGCCAGTCCGCGCTCCTTGCGGTCACGCTCCCCAATCCCCATGTCCGCGATCCGGCAAGGCCGACCGCCGATCTCAACCGCGTCGCCGATGTGATCCAGGGCCGCGCCGCCCAGTCGGGCGGCTATGACTGGTGCCTGCCGGACTGA
- the rsmG gene encoding 16S rRNA (guanine(527)-N(7))-methyltransferase RsmG encodes MSARSIQTALPGNVSRETLERLDRFETLFRDWSRRINLVAASTEEEFWTRHIADSAQLVAIAPDARHWADLGSGGGFPGMVVAILMSEAADARVDLIESNRKKAAFLQTARAQCAPAARVHAGRIEAVVPTIPQPEIVTARALAPLPDLIELAAPWMKAGTRALFHKGRGYATELAECRAHWEFDLVEHPSRIAAGSVILDLTAVRRRGSG; translated from the coding sequence GTGAGCGCGCGATCGATCCAGACGGCGCTGCCGGGCAATGTTTCACGTGAAACGCTCGAGCGCCTCGACCGGTTCGAGACGCTGTTTCGGGATTGGTCGCGCCGTATCAATCTCGTCGCAGCCTCCACGGAAGAGGAGTTCTGGACGCGCCACATCGCCGACAGCGCCCAGCTCGTCGCCATCGCGCCGGACGCGCGGCATTGGGCGGATCTCGGGTCAGGCGGCGGCTTCCCCGGCATGGTCGTCGCGATCCTCATGTCCGAAGCCGCCGACGCGCGCGTCGATCTTATCGAGAGCAACCGGAAGAAGGCCGCATTCCTGCAGACCGCGCGGGCCCAGTGTGCACCGGCGGCACGGGTGCATGCCGGGCGCATCGAAGCCGTCGTGCCGACCATTCCGCAGCCCGAAATCGTCACCGCGCGGGCGCTCGCGCCGTTGCCCGACCTAATCGAACTGGCAGCGCCATGGATGAAAGCGGGGACCCGCGCGCTGTTCCACAAAGGCCGTGGATATGCGACCGAACTGGCGGAATGCCGTGCACATTGGGAATTCGATCTGGTAGAACATCCAAGCCGGATCGCCGCCGGTTCCGTCATCCTGGACCTGACGGCCGTGCGCCGGCGCGGATCGGGTTGA
- a CDS encoding lytic murein transglycosylase, producing MTPKWVKLGMIAFLASATLTTQAITTKALAARCITSQGQFDAYKQSLAQQAASAGVGQRGMQALQQARLSGITWRFESNPSSQTGTRYRSPEQFLTARFSSVNSFVSNAKRRLNQNASLFRSLESRYGVPGSILVSIWGYETSWGGYTGDTPIVGGAVTLASYCRRHPRFEDDAIAALQLVDRGIISANSRGGPSGELGHMQFLAGNWVRFAVDGNGDGRADPNNAADALATAANMLRRNGWRGGQPYTQGSGNFRVLSAWNDSGNYQRAIAYAASLIDQ from the coding sequence ATGACACCGAAATGGGTCAAACTGGGGATGATCGCATTTCTGGCCAGCGCGACTTTGACGACGCAAGCCATCACGACGAAAGCCCTTGCGGCGCGTTGCATCACCAGCCAGGGGCAGTTCGACGCCTACAAGCAGTCGCTCGCCCAGCAGGCGGCGTCGGCCGGGGTCGGTCAGCGGGGCATGCAGGCGCTGCAGCAGGCCCGGCTTTCGGGCATCACCTGGCGTTTTGAATCCAACCCGTCATCGCAGACCGGCACGCGCTACCGCAGCCCGGAGCAGTTCCTGACGGCGCGCTTTTCGAGCGTGAATTCGTTCGTGTCGAACGCCAAGCGCCGGCTGAACCAGAACGCCTCGCTGTTCCGGTCGCTGGAGAGCCGCTACGGCGTTCCCGGCTCGATCCTCGTGTCGATCTGGGGCTACGAGACTTCCTGGGGTGGCTATACGGGCGACACGCCGATCGTCGGCGGGGCGGTGACGCTCGCCTCCTATTGCCGTCGCCATCCGCGTTTCGAGGATGACGCGATCGCAGCGCTGCAGCTCGTCGATCGCGGGATCATTTCCGCGAACAGCCGGGGCGGCCCCTCGGGCGAACTGGGCCACATGCAGTTTCTGGCCGGCAACTGGGTACGCTTCGCCGTCGACGGCAATGGCGATGGCCGCGCCGATCCGAACAATGCGGCCGACGCGCTGGCGACGGCCGCGAACATGCTGCGCCGGAACGGCTGGCGCGGCGGCCAGCCCTACACGCAGGGCTCGGGCAATTTCCGGGTTCTTTCGGCCTGGAACGACAGCGGCAACTATCAGCGGGCGATCGCCTATGCGGCGAGCCTAATCGACCAGTAG
- a CDS encoding ParA family protein, translated as MTSGPKVITIANQKGGVGKTTTAINLATALAAIGERVLVIDVDPQGNASTGLGIERDNRTVSAYEILLGEAPVSEAAIATAVPGLSIVPSTMDLLGIEMEIATASDRVFRLRNALSQPDTRRFTYVIIDCPPSLNLLTLNAMAAAHSVLVPLQCEFFALEGLSQLLKTVEQIRGSVNPGLAIQGIVLTMYDGRNNLANQVVDDVRAYMGDAVYNTVIPRNVRLSEAPSYGKPAILYDLQCAGSQAYLNLASEVIQRERGAKAA; from the coding sequence ATGACCAGCGGACCGAAGGTCATCACCATCGCGAACCAGAAGGGCGGCGTGGGCAAGACGACCACGGCGATCAATCTGGCGACCGCGCTCGCGGCGATCGGTGAACGGGTTCTGGTGATCGATGTCGACCCGCAGGGCAATGCCAGCACGGGCCTCGGTATCGAGCGCGACAACCGCACGGTTTCGGCCTACGAGATTCTGCTTGGTGAGGCGCCAGTCAGCGAAGCGGCGATCGCGACGGCCGTGCCCGGTCTGTCGATCGTTCCATCGACCATGGACCTTCTCGGCATCGAAATGGAGATCGCCACGGCGTCGGACCGGGTGTTCCGCCTCCGCAATGCGCTGAGCCAGCCCGATACGCGCCGCTTCACCTACGTCATCATCGATTGCCCGCCGTCGCTGAACCTTCTGACGCTCAATGCCATGGCGGCCGCCCATTCGGTGCTGGTGCCGCTGCAATGCGAGTTCTTCGCGCTCGAGGGGCTCAGCCAGCTTTTGAAGACCGTCGAGCAGATCCGAGGATCGGTCAATCCGGGCCTTGCCATACAGGGCATCGTGCTGACCATGTATGACGGCCGAAACAATCTGGCCAACCAGGTGGTGGACGATGTGCGCGCCTATATGGGCGATGCGGTCTACAACACGGTGATACCGCGCAATGTGCGTCTGTCGGAGGCGCCGTCCTACGGCAAGCCGGCGATCCTTTACGACCTGCAATGCGCCGGCAGCCAGGCCTATCTCAATCTCGCCTCGGAAGTGATCCAGCGCGAGCGTGGCGCCAAGGCGGCATGA
- the leuS gene encoding leucine--tRNA ligase, whose product MSTERYNPRVAEPKWQKAWDEAALFRTDNDDPRPKYYVLEMFPYPSGRIHIGHTRNYTMGDVVARYKRAMGYNVLHPMGWDAFGMPAENAAMQNKVHPREWTYQNIDTMRAQLKLMGLSIDWDREFATCDVDYYHRQQMLFLDFLKEGLVGRRVSKVNWDPVDQTVLANEQVIDGKGWRSGAEVEQRELAQWVFRITDFSEDLLEAIDTLDEWPDKVRTMQRNWIGKSRGVEIPFHLSEATLGHTAIECYSTRPDTLHGASFVAISPDHPFSIALEAGNADLAEFNAQCRRTGTSEEALEKAEKRGFDTGLTVRHPAEDRLLPVWVGNFVLMDYGTGAVFGCPAHDQRDLDFARKYGLPVRNAFFLPGDQTPVEDEALVPPKTDTVVYVDHFAGIGETTGADGIERTIDWFEAHGKGRGVTRFRLRDWGISRQRYWGCPIPIIHCDDCGLVPVPKDQLPVRLPDDISFDRPGNPLDHHPTWKNVDCPSCGKPARRETDTMDTFVDSSWYFARFTAPQEDAPTDPKAANAWLPVDQYIGGIEHAILHLLYSRFFARAMTRTGHMDVAEPFKGLFTQGMVVHETYRGENGDWLDPSQVRIEGHDDERRAFDAETGAAVTIGGLEKMSKSKKNTIGPEDITQSYGADTARWFMLSDSPPDRDVEWTDAGAEGAHRFIQRLWRIVAGAAPSIGPGDPSGASDDATAMRKATHKALKGVGEDFARLAFNKAIARIHELVNAIAPAVDKAARSGADADRAAAHETLSILVQLVAPIAPHLAEECWATLGHGDMVARAPWPAFEPGLVADDTITMPVQINGKKRGELAVAREADKADVEASALALDFVQRHLNGAAPKKVIVVPGRIINIVA is encoded by the coding sequence ATGAGCACCGAACGATACAATCCGCGCGTCGCCGAACCGAAGTGGCAGAAGGCCTGGGACGAGGCGGCGCTCTTCCGGACCGACAACGACGATCCGCGCCCGAAATATTACGTGCTCGAGATGTTCCCCTATCCGTCCGGGCGTATCCATATCGGTCATACGCGCAACTATACGATGGGCGACGTCGTCGCCCGCTACAAGCGGGCCATGGGCTACAACGTGCTCCATCCGATGGGCTGGGATGCGTTCGGCATGCCCGCCGAGAACGCGGCGATGCAGAACAAGGTGCATCCGCGCGAGTGGACCTATCAGAACATCGACACGATGCGCGCCCAGCTCAAGCTTATGGGCCTGTCGATCGACTGGGACCGCGAATTCGCGACCTGCGATGTCGACTACTATCACCGCCAGCAGATGCTGTTTCTCGATTTCCTCAAGGAGGGCCTCGTCGGTCGGCGTGTCTCCAAGGTCAACTGGGATCCGGTCGACCAGACCGTTCTCGCCAACGAGCAGGTGATCGACGGCAAGGGCTGGCGCTCGGGCGCCGAAGTCGAGCAACGCGAGCTGGCCCAGTGGGTCTTCAGGATCACCGACTTCAGCGAGGATCTGCTCGAGGCGATCGATACGCTGGACGAGTGGCCCGACAAGGTGCGCACCATGCAGCGCAACTGGATCGGCAAGTCGCGCGGCGTCGAGATCCCTTTCCACCTGAGCGAAGCGACGCTCGGCCACACCGCCATCGAATGCTATTCGACGCGGCCTGACACGCTGCATGGGGCAAGTTTCGTGGCCATATCCCCCGACCATCCCTTTTCGATCGCGCTTGAAGCGGGCAATGCGGACCTTGCCGAGTTCAACGCACAATGCCGGCGGACCGGAACGTCCGAAGAAGCGCTGGAAAAGGCCGAAAAGCGCGGCTTCGACACCGGTCTCACCGTTCGTCATCCGGCCGAAGATCGGTTGCTTCCGGTCTGGGTCGGCAATTTCGTGCTGATGGATTACGGCACCGGCGCGGTCTTCGGCTGTCCGGCGCATGACCAGCGCGACCTCGATTTCGCGCGCAAGTACGGGCTGCCGGTGCGCAACGCGTTCTTTCTGCCCGGCGATCAAACGCCGGTCGAAGACGAAGCGCTCGTGCCGCCGAAAACCGACACGGTGGTCTATGTCGACCATTTCGCGGGGATCGGCGAAACAACCGGCGCGGACGGCATCGAGCGGACCATCGACTGGTTCGAGGCGCACGGCAAGGGCCGTGGCGTGACCCGCTTCCGGCTGCGCGACTGGGGCATCTCGCGGCAACGCTACTGGGGCTGCCCGATCCCGATCATCCATTGCGACGATTGCGGGCTGGTGCCCGTGCCGAAGGATCAGCTGCCGGTCCGGCTGCCCGATGACATCAGCTTCGACCGGCCGGGCAATCCGCTCGACCATCATCCGACCTGGAAGAACGTCGACTGCCCGTCCTGCGGCAAGCCGGCGCGGCGCGAGACCGACACGATGGACACGTTCGTCGATTCGTCCTGGTATTTCGCCCGCTTCACCGCGCCGCAAGAAGACGCGCCGACCGACCCGAAGGCGGCCAATGCGTGGCTGCCGGTGGACCAGTATATCGGCGGCATCGAACACGCGATCCTGCATCTTCTCTATTCGCGCTTCTTCGCCCGCGCGATGACCAGGACGGGTCACATGGACGTCGCCGAGCCCTTCAAGGGCCTGTTCACCCAGGGCATGGTCGTCCACGAGACCTACCGGGGCGAGAACGGCGACTGGCTCGATCCGTCCCAGGTGCGCATCGAGGGCCATGACGACGAGCGCAGGGCCTTCGACGCCGAGACCGGCGCAGCGGTCACGATCGGCGGGCTCGAGAAGATGTCCAAGTCCAAGAAGAACACGATCGGGCCCGAGGACATCACGCAAAGCTACGGCGCGGACACCGCGCGCTGGTTCATGCTGTCGGATTCGCCGCCCGACCGCGACGTCGAATGGACCGACGCCGGCGCCGAGGGTGCGCACCGGTTCATCCAGCGCCTGTGGCGGATCGTGGCCGGCGCCGCGCCGTCGATCGGGCCGGGCGATCCGTCCGGCGCATCGGACGACGCCACCGCGATGCGCAAGGCGACCCACAAGGCGCTCAAGGGCGTCGGCGAGGATTTCGCGCGGCTGGCCTTCAACAAGGCGATCGCCCGGATCCATGAACTGGTCAACGCCATCGCCCCCGCCGTGGACAAGGCGGCCCGCTCGGGCGCAGATGCCGACCGGGCGGCAGCGCACGAGACGCTCTCGATCCTCGTCCAGCTCGTCGCACCGATCGCACCGCATCTCGCCGAGGAGTGCTGGGCCACGCTCGGCCACGGCGACATGGTCGCCCGCGCTCCCTGGCCCGCATTCGAACCCGGCCTCGTCGCCGACGACACGATCACCATGCCGGTGCAGATCAACGGCAAGAAGCGGGGCGAACTCGCCGTCGCGCGCGAAGCGGACAAGGCCGATGTCGAGGCCTCGGCGCTGGCGCTCGACTTCGTCCAGCGGCACCTGAACGGAGCCGCGCCGAAAAAGGTGATTGTCGTGCCCGGCCGCATCATCAATATTGTCGCGTGA
- the lptE gene encoding LPS assembly lipoprotein LptE, which produces MLLAGCTVQPLYQTSAPGIGGTVAPLRTVIVADVNDRVSQQVRNHLIFLLYQGSSPASQAQYSAAITASPSVRDVFATTAPDGSTQVTAKRIVLSGTVTLTDIADGSVIAQATRTATASFDQTRQEFANLRAQRDAENRAADELAEQFRIVIATALAAR; this is translated from the coding sequence ATGCTGCTCGCCGGCTGCACGGTTCAGCCGCTCTATCAGACATCTGCTCCCGGCATCGGAGGGACTGTCGCGCCACTGCGCACGGTCATCGTTGCCGACGTCAACGACCGGGTTTCGCAACAGGTCCGTAACCATCTGATATTCCTGCTATATCAGGGTTCGTCACCGGCATCGCAGGCGCAGTACTCCGCTGCGATCACGGCCTCGCCATCGGTGCGCGACGTCTTCGCAACCACCGCACCCGACGGTTCGACCCAGGTGACGGCGAAACGCATCGTGCTGTCCGGTACGGTGACGCTGACCGATATCGCCGACGGATCGGTGATCGCCCAGGCGACGCGCACGGCGACGGCCTCCTTCGACCAGACGCGGCAGGAGTTCGCCAACCTGCGCGCCCAGCGCGATGCCGAGAACCGGGCCGCCGACGAACTTGCCGAGCAATTCCGCATCGTGATCGCCACCGCGCTCGCAGCCCGCTAG
- a CDS encoding ParB/RepB/Spo0J family partition protein, translating into MADDRSGRRLGRGLAALIGEMDQPVAASQPTVAGDRTMPIEWIVRSPNNPRRAFDEADLDDLARSMRDHGVIQPIVVRPRQDGQTHEIIAGERRWRAAQRAGLAEVPVIVRAVGDKAALELAIVENVQRSDLNPIEEALGYQQLMEDHGYGQAELGDVIGKSRSHVANTLRLLKLPESVRAMVSAGELSAGHARTLVTADDPEALARRIVREGLSVRQAEALAQEPTTTKGGDAPKKAGKDPDTRAIERTLSDSTGYKVDIRPKGEGGELRIRYHSLEQFDDLCRLLQRQ; encoded by the coding sequence ATGGCTGACGACAGATCGGGCAGGCGTTTGGGGCGGGGGCTCGCGGCACTGATCGGCGAGATGGACCAGCCGGTGGCAGCGTCGCAACCGACGGTGGCCGGCGACCGGACCATGCCGATCGAATGGATCGTGCGCAGTCCGAACAATCCGCGACGCGCCTTCGACGAAGCCGATCTGGACGACCTTGCCCGGTCGATGCGCGATCACGGCGTCATCCAGCCGATCGTCGTGCGGCCGCGCCAGGACGGGCAGACGCACGAGATCATCGCCGGCGAGCGGCGCTGGCGCGCCGCGCAGCGTGCCGGTCTGGCCGAGGTGCCGGTGATCGTCCGGGCGGTCGGCGACAAGGCGGCGCTCGAACTGGCGATCGTCGAGAACGTGCAGCGCTCCGATCTCAATCCGATCGAGGAAGCGCTGGGCTATCAGCAGCTGATGGAGGATCATGGCTACGGCCAGGCCGAACTCGGCGACGTGATCGGCAAGAGCCGGAGCCATGTGGCGAATACGTTGCGCCTTCTCAAGCTGCCCGAGTCCGTCCGCGCGATGGTGTCGGCCGGTGAACTGTCTGCGGGCCATGCGCGAACGCTGGTGACGGCGGACGATCCGGAGGCGCTCGCCCGGCGCATCGTTCGGGAAGGCCTATCGGTGCGGCAGGCCGAGGCGCTCGCGCAGGAGCCGACCACCACAAAGGGCGGTGACGCGCCGAAGAAGGCGGGCAAGGACCCTGATACCCGCGCGATCGAGCGGACATTGTCGGATTCGACCGGCTACAAGGTCGACATCAGGCCGAAGGGCGAGGGCGGGGAATTGCGGATCCGCTATCACTCGCTCGAACAGTTCGACGACCTCTGCCGCCTGCTGCAGCGCCAGTAA